Proteins encoded together in one Mannheimia haemolytica window:
- the topB_2 gene encoding DNA topoisomerase 3, which yields MRLFVAEKPSLARAIADVLPKPHTKGDGFIQCGEHDTVTWCIGHLLEQAEPDAYDERFKIWRMEHLPIVPEQWKLIPKKETLKQFKVVERLIKKADILVNAGDPDREGQLLVDEVFGYLNLSAERKSQIQRCLVSDLNPTAVSRAIEKLQKNSDFIPLATSALARARADWLYGINMTRAYTLQGRWAGYKGVLSVGRVQTPVLGLIVRRDLEIEYFVPKDYFEVLAQIIVPETQERFKAQWQPSKACEDYQDEDGRVLSRPLAENVVKRITDQPAIVTEYQNKIEKETAPLPYSLSALQMDAAGRYGLSAQAVLDICQKLYETHKLITYPRSDNRYLPTEHFNDRFKVMAAIAHHLPEYQQKPEVVDPAIRNRCWNDKEVEAHHAIIPTARQGTVHLTENEKRVYQLIARQYLMQFCPDAEYRKSKIGLEIAGGSFVAQARNLVIAGWRALLGKEDSLDDAEPLLPIVKKGQILHCEKGEIVSKKTQPPRHFTDRSLLSAITGIARFVQDKELKKILRETDGLGTEATRAGIIELLFKRGFLIRKGKNIHSTEAGRTLIQALPDSATQPDMTAHWEMQLNQISKKETSYQQFMFELNQQLPHLLQSPNRQVLQNLAKITPLASSNKPRYFKKRTQTAEN from the coding sequence ATGCGTTTATTTGTTGCCGAAAAACCCAGCCTTGCCCGAGCGATTGCCGATGTGTTACCAAAACCCCATACCAAAGGAGATGGCTTTATCCAATGCGGCGAACACGACACTGTTACTTGGTGTATCGGTCATTTATTGGAACAGGCTGAACCCGATGCCTATGATGAGCGTTTTAAAATATGGCGAATGGAACATTTGCCAATTGTGCCTGAACAATGGAAATTGATTCCCAAAAAAGAAACGCTCAAGCAGTTTAAAGTAGTGGAAAGGCTGATTAAAAAAGCCGATATTTTAGTCAATGCCGGTGACCCGGATCGAGAAGGACAACTACTGGTTGATGAAGTTTTTGGCTATCTGAATTTATCTGCTGAACGCAAAAGCCAAATTCAGCGTTGTTTAGTGAGCGATCTCAACCCGACTGCTGTGAGCAGAGCTATTGAAAAATTGCAAAAAAACAGTGATTTTATACCGCTTGCAACCTCTGCTCTCGCCCGAGCCAGAGCAGATTGGCTATATGGTATCAATATGACCCGTGCTTACACTCTACAGGGGCGTTGGGCAGGCTATAAAGGCGTATTATCAGTCGGACGAGTGCAAACACCGGTGTTAGGGCTGATTGTCCGCCGAGATCTGGAGATCGAGTATTTCGTGCCAAAGGATTATTTTGAGGTGTTGGCACAGATTATCGTGCCGGAAACCCAAGAGCGATTTAAAGCTCAGTGGCAACCAAGCAAAGCCTGTGAAGATTATCAAGATGAAGATGGGCGTGTCCTGTCTCGCCCGTTGGCGGAAAACGTGGTAAAACGGATTACCGACCAGCCGGCAATCGTCACCGAATATCAAAATAAAATTGAGAAAGAAACCGCACCGTTGCCTTATTCTCTGTCAGCATTACAAATGGACGCAGCCGGCAGATATGGGCTATCCGCCCAAGCGGTGTTGGATATTTGCCAAAAGCTGTATGAAACCCACAAACTGATTACCTACCCTCGTTCTGATAATCGGTATTTGCCGACCGAACATTTTAACGACAGATTTAAAGTGATGGCAGCGATTGCTCATCATTTACCCGAATATCAACAAAAGCCTGAAGTGGTTGATCCCGCTATTCGCAATCGTTGCTGGAATGATAAAGAGGTGGAAGCCCACCACGCGATTATTCCAACCGCTCGGCAAGGGACTGTACATTTGACCGAAAATGAAAAAAGAGTCTATCAACTCATCGCACGCCAATATCTAATGCAATTCTGTCCTGATGCGGAATATCGCAAAAGTAAAATCGGACTTGAAATTGCAGGTGGTAGTTTTGTCGCTCAAGCACGCAACCTTGTGATTGCCGGCTGGCGAGCATTACTCGGTAAAGAAGATAGCCTTGACGATGCAGAGCCACTACTACCGATTGTCAAAAAAGGGCAAATCCTCCATTGTGAAAAAGGGGAAATTGTCAGCAAAAAAACACAACCGCCCCGCCACTTTACTGACCGCAGTTTGCTTTCAGCGATAACCGGGATCGCCCGTTTTGTACAAGATAAAGAATTGAAAAAAATCTTGCGTGAAACCGATGGTTTAGGCACGGAGGCAACCCGAGCCGGCATTATCGAATTGCTATTTAAGCGTGGTTTTTTAATCCGCAAAGGGAAAAATATCCACAGTACGGAAGCTGGCAGAACACTGATTCAAGCACTTCCCGACTCTGCTACCCAGCCAGATATGACCGCTCATTGGGAAATGCAACTGAATCAAATCAGCAAAAAAGAGACCAGCTATCAGCAATTTATGTTTGAGCTAAACCAACAACTACCGCATTTATTGCAAAGCCCAAACCGCCAAGTGTTGCAAAATTTAGCGAAAATCACACCGCTTGCAAGCAGCAATAAACCTCGTTATTTTAAAAAGCGAACACAAACTGCTGAAAATTAA
- the secG gene encoding Preprotein translocase band 1 subunit produces MLINVLTIVYLVVAVLLIAFVLMQQGKGADAGASFGAGASATVFGSAGSANFLSRTTALLATIFFAISLVIGNLSSHSVAPKSQFEDLSQVEQKQAEPVKTENNDIPQ; encoded by the coding sequence ATGTTAATTAATGTACTCACTATTGTTTATCTTGTGGTTGCCGTATTATTGATTGCATTTGTATTAATGCAACAAGGTAAAGGTGCTGATGCAGGTGCTTCTTTCGGAGCCGGGGCCTCAGCAACAGTGTTCGGTTCAGCAGGATCAGCAAACTTTTTATCAAGAACAACTGCTCTACTTGCAACGATTTTCTTCGCAATTAGTTTAGTGATTGGCAATTTAAGCTCTCACAGCGTAGCACCAAAAAGCCAATTTGAAGATTTAAGCCAAGTAGAACAAAAACAAGCAGAACCGGTAAAAACCGAAAATAACGATATCCCTCAATAA